Proteins from one Osmerus mordax isolate fOsmMor3 chromosome 21, fOsmMor3.pri, whole genome shotgun sequence genomic window:
- the gemin6 gene encoding gem-associated protein 6 — MSTKWRQLKPLEWGAYVNKEVKVTAHEKQQHQGWVFTVDPVSASIVLVNMLEKGTAVVKVVMGHAVEEVEVLQEGNEAISERMRAVFTPQGAQTLCVDELKRRKDSLRVWLEKNRIPVEEEGETLKVANVLTVSPPYGVENCSSPNEIILARVQSLVESNPGGEQPANV, encoded by the exons ATGTCAACTAAGTGGCGTCAACTGAAGCCCCTTGAATGGGGTGCATATGTCAACAAAGAAGTTAAAGTAACCGCGCACGAAAAGCAACAACATCAAGGTTGGGTGTTCACTGTGGACCCAGTCTCTGCAAG TATCGTCTTGGTAAACATGCTTGAAAAAGGAACAGCTGTGGTTAAGGTGGTAATGGGTCATGCTGTAGAAGAAGTGGAGGTTTTACAGGAAGGGAACGAGGCCATCTCGGAGCGCATGAGAGCCGTCTTCACACCACAGGGTGCACAGACTCTATGCGTGGACGAACTGAAGCGTAGGAAGGACAGCCTTCGTGTTTGGCTGGAGAAGAATCGCATCCCCGtcgaggaagaaggagagacacTGAAGGTAGCTAACGTGTTAACCGTTAGCCCTCCCTATGGAGTAGAGAACTGCAGCAGCCCAAATGAGATCATTCTGGCCCGAGTGCAAAGTCTTGTGGAGAGCAACCCTGGTGGCGAGCAACCTGCGAATGTCTGA
- the LOC136965306 gene encoding son of sevenless homolog 1-like, translating into MQAAQVQYDFFSEENAPKWRGLLVPSLNKVLSQVHPKLKSQEEALQYIEELILLLLSMLCQAQPRSVQDVEERVQKSFPHPIDKWAIADAQAAIEKRKRRNPLALPVDKIHPLLKEVLGYKIDHQVSVYIVAVLEYISADILKLAGNYVRNIRHYEISQQDITVAMCADKVLMDMFHQDEEDISGFPLMDEEPSTSEEQSYYDLVKTFMAEVRQYLRDLNLIIKVFREPFTSNVMLFSHHDVESIFSRIVDIHEVSLKLLGLIEDTVEMTDEGSPHPLVGSCFEDLAEELAFDPYESYAQEILRTGFHDHFLSQLSKPCAAIYLQSICEGFKEAVQYVLPRLLLTPVYHCLHYFEILKQLEEKSKDEEDKECLKQAITALLNLQSSMERICSKSLAKRRLSESACRFYSQQMKGKHLAIKKMNEIQKNIDGWEGKDIGQCCNEFIMEGTLTRVGAKHERHIFLFDGLMICCKSNHGQPRLPGASSTAEYRLKEKFFMRKVQINDKDDKEGEYRHAFEIILKDGNSVVFAAKSAEEKNGWMAALISLQYRSTLERMLDSAMLQEEKEEQMRLPGAELYRFAEPDSEENVVFEENVQSKSGIPIIKAGTVLKLIERLTFHMYADPNFVRTFLTTYRSFCKPQELLGLLMERFDIPEPKPTEADQMAIENGDQPLSAELKRFRKEFVQPVQLRVLNVCRHWVEHHFYDFERDAHLLKRLEEFIALVRGKAMKKWVESITKIIQRKKQAQANGPSHNITFESSPPPIEWHLSKPGQTDQFDLMTLHPIEIARQLTLLESDFYRAVQPSELVGSVWTKEDKELNSPNLLRMIRHTTNLTLWFEKCIVETDNLEERVAVVARIIEILQVFQELNNFNGVLEVVSAMNSSPVYRLDHTFEQIPSRQRKILEEAHELSEDHYKKYLAKLRSINPPCVPFFGIYLTNILKTEEGNPDFLKRHGKELINFSKRRKVAEITGEIQQYQNQPYCLRVENDIRKFFENLNPMGEKAEKEFADYLFNKSLEIEPRNARSLPRFAKKYSCPLKSPGVRPSSVRPGTMRHPTPLQNEPRKISYSRIPDSETESGAASAPNSPRTPLTPPPASAASSSTDIGSVFDSPQGPSSPFHSRSSSVSSMVSFHRSSEDVPVPPPVPPRRRPESAPAESSPSKMMSKHLDSPPAIPPRHPTNTKVYSPRYSISADRTSVSEPPDSPPTLPPREPVRTPDVFSSPLHLQPPPQGRIRGELSQAFFPPSSVSSPLPFCPLTPPPPPTPSPSLGPRKHLPSPPLGGGGIPDCEPLTPNAAGPPVPPRQSTSGGGSAPQAIPKLPPKTYKRESVSAHASLHRDGPPLVENANPS; encoded by the exons GTGCTGAGCCAGGTGCACCCCAAGCTCAAGTCCCAGGAGGAGGCGCTGCAGTACATCGAGGAGCTCATCCTGCTGCTGCTCAGCATGCTGTGTCAGGCCCAGCCCCGCAGTGTGCAGGACGTGGAG GAGCGTGTCCAGAAGAGTTTCCCCCACCCCATAGATAAGTGGGCCATAGCTGACGCCCAGGCGGCCATTgagaaaaggaagaggagaaatcCATTGGCGCTGCCAGTGGACAAGATTCACCCGCTACTCAAG GAGGTACTAGGGTACAAGATTGACCACCAGGTCTCTGTGTACATCGTGGCAGTGCTGGAGTACATCTCTGCCGACATCTTGAAGCTAGCGGGGAACTACGTACGCAACATCCGCCACTATGAAATCTCCCAGCAGGACATCACCGTTGCCATGTGTGCCGATAAG GTTCTCATGGACATGTTccaccaggacgaggaggacatCAGCGGCTTCCCCCTCATGGACGAGGAGCCATCCACATCAGAGGAGCAGAGCTACTACGACCTGGTCAAGACCTTCATGGCCGAGGTGCGCCAGTACCTCCGCGACCTCAACCTCATCATCAAGGTGTTCCGGGAGCCCTTCACCTCCAATGTCATGCTGTTCTCTCACCAC GACGTGGAGAGCATCTTCAGCCGCATCGTGGACATCCACGAGGTGTCCCTCAAGCTGCTGGGCCTGATCGAGGACACGGTGGAGATGACAGACGAGGGGAGCCCACACCCACTGGTGGGCAGCTGCTTCGAAGACCTggccgag GAGCTGGCCTTTGACCCCTATGAGTCGTACGCTCAGGAAATCCTGCGGACCGGCTTCCACGACCACTTCCTGAGCCAGCTGTCCAAGCCGTGCGCTGCCATCTACCTCCAG TCTATATGTGAAGGCTTTAAGGAAGCAGTCCAGTACGTCCTCCCCAGGTTGCTGCTGACGCCAGTCTACCATTGTCTCCACTACTTTGAAATCTTAAAG CAACTTGAGGAGAAAAGCAAGGATGAGGAGGACAAAGAGTGTCTGAAGCAGGCCATCACCGCTTTGCTAAACCTCCAGAGCAGCATGGAGAGGATCTGCTCCAAGAGCCTGGCCAAGAGGAGGCTGAG cgaGTCGGCCTGTCGCTTCTACAGCCAGCAGATGAAGGGAAAGCACCTGGCCATAAAGAAGATGAACGAGATCCAGAAGAACATCGACGGCTGGGAGGGCAAGGACATTGGCCAGTGCTGCAACGAGTTCATCATGGAGGGCACACTGACACGCGTGGGGGCCAAGCACGAGCGCCACATCTTCCTGTTCGACGGCCTGATGATCTGCTGCAAGTCCAACCACGGGCAGCCTCGCCTCCCCGGCGCCAGCTCCACCGCGGAATACCGCCTCAAGGAGAAGTTCTTCATGCGCAAGGTCCAAATCAACGACAAGGACGATAAGGAGGGCGAGTACCGGCATGCCTTCGAGATCATCCTGAAGGATGGCAACAGCGTGGTGTTCGCCGCCAAATCGGCGGAGGAGAAGAACGGCTGGATGGCGGCGCTGATTTCGCTGCAGTACCGCAGCACGCTGGAGCGCATGCTGGACTCGGCCAtgctgcaggaggagaaggaggagcagatgaGGCTACCGGGGGCGGAGTTGTACCGCTTCGCCGAGCCGGACTCTGAGGAGAACGTGGTGTTTGAGGAGAACGTCCAGTCCAAGTCGGGCATCCCCATTATCAAGGCGGGCACAGTGCTGAAACTCATTGAGAGGTTAACCTTCCACATGTATGCAG ATCCCAATTTTGTCCGAACATTTCTAACGACCTACAGGTCTTTCTGCAAACCTCAGGAGCTGTTGGGTCTTCTAATGGAGAG GTTTGACATCCCTGAGCCCAAGCCCACGGAAGCAGACCAGATGGCTATAGAGAACGGAGACCAGCCCCTCAGCGCTGAACTCAAGCGCTTCCGGAAGGAATTCGTCCAACCGGTCCAACTTCG AGTATTGAATGTATGTCGCCACTGGGTGGAGCACCACTTCTATGATTTTGAGCGGGACGCCCATCTACTGAAGCGCCTGGAGGAGTTCATAGCATTGGTGCGAG gCAAGGCCATGAAGAAGTGGGTGGAGTCCATAACCAAGATCATCCAACGGAAAAAGCAGGCCCAGGCCAATGGGCCCAGCCACAACATCACCTTCGagagctctcctccacccatcgAGTGGCACCTCAGCAAACCCGGACAGACAGACCAGTTTGACCTCATGACCCTGCACCCCATCGAGATCGCCCGTCAACTCACCCTGTTGGAGTCTGACTTCTACAG GGCAGTGCAGCCGTCTGAACTGGTAGGTAGTGTCTGGACCAAGGAGGACAAGGAGCTGAACTCACCCAACCTCTTACGAATGATCCGCCACACCACCAACCTCACGCTGTGGTTTGAAAA gTGCATAGTGGAGACAGACAACCTGGAGGAGCGGGTGGCGGTGGTGGCTCGCATCATCGAGATCCTGCAGGTCTTCCAGGAGCTCAACAACTTCAATGGCGTGCTGGAGGTGGTCAGCGCCATGAACTCCTCCCCGGTGTACCGTCTGGACCACACGTTTGAG CAAATCCCGAGCCGACAACGTAAGATCCTGGAGGAGGCCCACGAGCTAAGCGAAGACCACTACAAGAAGTACCTCGCCAAGCTTCGCTCCATCAACCCCCCCTGCGTGCCCTTCTTTG GGATCTACCTGACCAACATCCTGAAGACCGAGGAGGGGAACCCAGACTTCCTGAAGAGGCACGGCAAGGAGCTCATCAACTTCAGCAAGCGGCGGAAAGTAGCAGAGATCACAGGAGAGATCCAGCAGTACCAGAACCAGCCTTACTGCTTACGGGTCGAGAACGATATCAGG AAGTTTTTTGAGAACCTGAATCCAATGGGGGAGAAAGCTGAGAAGGAGTTTGCAGACTACCTGTTCAACAAGTCCTTGGAGATTGAGCCCCGCAACGCTAGGTCGTTGCCTCGATTT GCCAAGAAGTACAGCTGCCCTCTCAAATCGCCCGGCGTACGCCCCTCCTCGGTCCGCCCGGGCACCATGCGCCACCCGACGCCGCTACAGAACGAGCCGCGCAAGATCAGCTACAGCCGCATCCCCgacagcgagacagagagcggCGCCGCCTCCGCACCCAACTCGCCCCGCACCCCGCTTACCCCGCCGCCAGCCTCCGCCGCCTCCAGCTCCACAGACATCGGCAGCGTCTTCGACTCGCCCCAGGGCCCCAGCAGCCCCTTTCACTCCA GGTCCTCCTCGGTATCCTCCATGGTTAGTTTCCACAGGAGCTCAGAGGACGTCCCCGTCCCCCCGCCCGTCCCGCCCCGCCGACGGCCTGAGTCCGCCCCCGCTGAATCCTCCCCCTCGAAG ATGATGTCAAAGCACTTGGACAGTCCCCCTGCCATTCCCCCTCGGCACCCCACCAACACCAAGGTCTACTCCCCCCGATACTCCATCTCAGCGGACCGCACCTCTGTGTCCGAGCCCCCGGATAGCCCGCCCACCCTGCCGCCGCGGGAGCCAGTGAGAACGCCGGACGTCTTCAGCTCCCCGCTGCACCTCCAACCGCCCCCGCAGGGGCGCATCCGTGGTGAACTGAGCCAGGCCttcttccccccttcctccgtctcctccccgCTGCCCTtctgccccctcacccctccaccgccccccacaccctctccttcGCTGGGCCCGCGCAAGCACCTGCCCTCCCCGcccctgggaggaggggggattccAGACTGCGAGCCCCTCACCCCAAATGCCGCCGggccccctgtgcccccccgcCAGAGCACAAGCGGGGGGGGCAGCGCTCCCCAGGCCATCCCCAAactgccccccaaaacgtacaAAAGGGAGTCGGTGTCTGCGCATGCCTCCCTACACCGGGACGGGCCCCCTTTGGTGGAGAATGCCAACCCCTCCTAA